The DNA segment AACAGTTGCTCCACGACGAATGCGTCGTCACTTAGAAAACCTAAGCCGATCATAAACGGCATATTGCCCGCGCCAACGCCTAATCCGGTCGTTTCCGTATCGAGAAAAAGCAGCCGCCGGCAGGCGACATCCGCATCATCTCCCGCCGCGTCATGGGCGAATGCCGCTTGCCGTGTACCGGAATTGCCGTCGCCAGAGGGACCGGCCGAAAGCAAATACGTTAGCGCATGCGCGGTTTCGGCCAACGCTCCAAGCGTGTACATGCCATGCCGGTAATCAAGGGGATAACGCCGCTTTCGCAAAACAAACGATCCGTTCGCATTCGCCATCATGCGCGCCGACAGCTTCGCCCAACCGTCATCCGCCGGTTCCGTCGCGGCTTGCGGCGTTTGTGCGGCGAACGAGGCGGACTTCATGCGCGCAAGTCTCTCCCGCAAATCGCTCATGCCTGCACCGCCAACTGCGCAAGCAGCTCGAGCGCCTTCGCTTTGCCGAGCAGCCCCACTTCTTCGATCGGGCCGACGCATGCCGGGCAGCCGCTCAAACAGCCGCAGCCCTGAATGAGCGCCTTTGCCTGTTCGATCAATTCATCATGCAAGTCATACAGCCGCTCACTCAAGCCGACGCCGCCGGGGTACCGGTCATAGAAAAAAATCGTCGGACGCTTCGTGTGTACCGCTTTTACTTGCGGCACTACGCGGATATCGAGCGGATCGCACATCAAAAACAGCGGCGCGATGTGCACCATCACATTGGCCACGCCAAGCAGCGCCGCCTGCAAATCGTTGGCGCCGAATCGGGCCGCCGTTTCATCACATAAGGAAATCCAGTAGGAACTCGTGTGCAATTCTTCCTCCGGCAGATGGATCGGGCCGGAACCGATATTTTCGTGCGTTCGCAACCGGATCTTTTTAAATATTGTCGGTTTGGCGTTTACGGTCACATCACCAAAGAAGCGATCCGCGCCAAAACCCGCTTCCTCTTTGTCGATATGCAGCACTTTCAGCTGCACCGCCAAATTCGCATCGGTAAAATAGTCGACATCCACTTGCCGGACGTACGCCTTTTTCTCCCCGTAATCCAGCTTCTCCACCTGATACTGCACACCTTCGTGAATATAAATCGCTTCCTCGTGAATCAGCGTCGGCGCGCTGAACCGGTCGACCTCGCCGATCACCCTGTTCGCCTCGCTCACATCGATGATGACGAAATTTTCCTGCGCCGCGGAGCGCAACGAAATATTGTGCGCGGGAAACGACTGGTCCATCCAGTACCAACGGCCGTCGCCCTTGTGCAGCACCCGCTCCTCGCTTAAAAAATCAAGGATGTCCGCCAAATTTTCTCCGCCGAACGTTTCTCCCGAAGCAAACGGCAATTCGTACGCGGCGCATTTGACATGGTCCAGCAATATCATCAGATTGTCCGGATGGATCAAGGCCCGCTCCGGCGTGCGCGTGAAAAAGTACTGCGGATTCTGAATAATATATTGATCCAGCGGATTGCTGCTCGCCACCAAAATGGTGAGCGAACTCTCCTGCCTGCGCCCCGCCCTGCCCGACTGCTGCCAGACGCTTGCGACAGAGCCGGGATAACCGTTCATAACGCAAGCCTGCAGCTGCCCGATGTCGATGCCCAGTTCCAAAGCGTTGGTGCTGACCACTCCACGAATTTCACCGCTGCGCAAGCCATGCTCGATCTCGCGCCGCAGCTTGGGCAAATACCCGCCGCGATAACCGCGAATCGATTTTGCTCCCAAGTCCTTTTTGATCAAATCCTGCAAATAGGTAAGCAATATTTCCACCCGCACGCGGCTGCGCGCGAACACGATCGTCTGAATCCGGTTTTTGAGCAACAGCGCCGCCAGTTTCCGCGTCTCCAGCACGCTGCTTTTGCGAATGCCCAGCTGCCGATTGACGACCGGCGGGTTGTAAAACACAAAGTGTTTTTCGCCGGAGGGAGCGCCGTTGTTGTCCACCAGGACGATCGGTTCGCCGAGCAGTCTTTCCGCATGTTCCCGCGGATTTTCAATCGTCGCCGATGCGCAAATAAACAGCGGATGCGAGCCGTAAAAGCGGCAAATGCGCTTGAGCCGGCGGATGACATTGGCAACATGGCTGCCGAACACGCCGCGGTAGGAGTGCAGCTCGTCGATTACGACAAACTGCAGGTTTTCAAACAGTTTGACCCATTTCGTATGGTGCGGCAAAATGGCCGAATGCAGCATGTCGGGATTGGTGACGACGATGTGCCCCGCGTTCCTGATCGCCTGCCGCGCCGAAGGCGGCGTATCTCCATCGTATGTATGGGTTTTGATATCTTCATCAAGCAAATCGACAATATCTTGCAATTCCGCGACTTGATCCTGCGCCAGCGCTTTCGTTGGAAACATGTACAGGGCCCGCGCGGACGGATTGGCCAAAATCCCGCTTAACACCGGCAAATTGTAGCATAGCGTTTTGCCCGATGCGGTAGGCGTAACGGCAACGATGTTGTGTCCTGCAGCGACCGCTTGGTAAGCTGTCGCCTGATGCGTGTACAATTGCTCGATGCCTTTTGCGCGCAAAGCTTCCCGCAGCTTTTCCGGCATGCCGTCCGGGAATTCCGCCATCCGCGCGGCCCTTGCGGGGATTGTCCGCCAATGCGTGACATTTTCCATGATTTCCGGACTGTTTTTGATGACGGCCAACATTTCTTCCATTGATGACACTTTCCCGTTCAACCGGTTCACGTAACCATCTCCCTGCGGCAAATCGATCCATACTTATTGTAGCAGAATATATGTTCGCACGGCAATTGCTTCCGTTATGCATAATTGGCGAACTTAAGGTTATGTTAAGGAAGCGAAAACTAATTGAGGGGGGATATATATGGCCAAGCCGGACAACCGTTCCGACAACGTCGAAAAACTGCAAGAGATGGTGCAAAACACGATCGACAATCTGGAAGAAAGCGAAGCGTATTTGAACGAACACGGGGAAGATATTTCGGAAAACGAGCGGCAACATCTCTCTGTCAAAAACGAACACCGTAAAGAAAGCATCAAAGGCATGCGCCAGGAGATCAAGGACGAAGCCGCGCATCAGGAAACGAAAGGTTAAGGATATCGGAAAAAATAGCCGTTTCCCCGCCAGATGATCGGGGAAACGGCAAACTTGACAGCAAAAACGCATGATTTCCGCATCTTCCACAACCGATACATATACGACTGCCGGCTATAGCCGGTATGTTCCTGTCAGTGGGGACTGTTAAAGCGAAAGCCCACGAAAATGCAATCTGTGTCTAAAGCCACCTAAAGCTAGCCGGCGGAAACTTGGCCGGTTTGTCGGCCTGCAGATTTTAACGGACTTAGGTGAGCTTAATTTGCGCAAATTGCCAACTTTTTGATTCTAAAGGACGTGGGAGAGCCTATTCTTGCCTTTCTCCCGATATTCGGGCATTGAAACGGCGAATAGCCGCTGTAGCGTCCGTTAAAATTTTTGCCCAGCCTTTTTTCGGCAAATAGCCTCTGCTACGTCCGTTAGCGCTGGGCGGTAGTAGAAAAAGCAGTACATGGCAAGGTACCGGCTAAAAAAAAGACCGATAAAGGGATTTGCACATCCCTTAGATCAGCCTTTTTTTTCATTATTCCGCATATTTTACGTTTGGTATTGGGAATGACCAGAAATCGCGGGCGATGTGCGACTCGGCGAATATTTTTTTCGCTTCCGCAAGCAGCCGTTCTTCATCTTCCGGTTGGTACCGGGTACTGATATGCGTCATGATCAACGCCTTGGCTTTTGCTTCAAGCGCGGCGGTTGCCGCCTGCCCTACCGTGGAATGAAAATACTTGCGCGCCAAATCGCCCAAATCGCCCGCAAACGTGGCTTCGTGCACCAGCACGTCGGCATTTTCCCCCAACCGCACCGCATTTTCGCATGGTCTTGTGTCACCGAGCACCGTGACGATTCGCCCGGGAATATCCGCGCTGACAAAATCTCGCGCATGAATCACCGTGCCGTCGTCCAAGGTGACGTTTTCCCCATGCTTGATTTTGCCCAAAATCGGTCCCGGCTTGACGCCCAACGCCAACAGCTTTTCAACCTGCAGCCTGCCCGGTCTTGGCTTTTCCGTCACCCTGTAGCCGTAGCTATCGATACGATGTTCCAGCTTCAATGTTTCCACGATGAATTGCTGATCTTCGAACACGACGCCTTCGGCGATTTCATGGATAGCCAATTCGTAGGAAAGCTGCGCCTCACTCACCTTGAGAATCGTTTCGATTGCTTCGCGGATGCCCGGCGGCCCGTAAACATCCAAGCCGGATTCTCCGCCTTTATAGGAACGGCTGGTCAAAAGCCCGGGAATGCCGTAAAGATGGTCCCCGTGCAAATGCGTAACGAACAGCTTCTCCAGCCTGCCTAACTTCAGCGGAGAATGCAGCACCTGATGCTGCGTTCCTTCGCCGCAGTCGAACATCCAGAAAACGCCCCGTTCTTCCAGCAAACGCAAGGCGATCGAAGTCACATTTCGCGCTTTGGTGGGCGTTCCGGCGCCCGTTCCGAAAAAATACAATTCCATGGTCCTTCTCCAATGCTACGCAGTCATCCTACGTTAAAATATTGGCCCTGCGGATGGGCGAATACCATTGCCGAAACGGATGCTTCCGGCTCCATCATGAATCCGTCCGTCAATTCAATGCCGATATCTTCCGGATGCATCAAATCGAACAACAACCGCTGATCCTCAATATTCGGACATGCCGGATAGCCGAAGGATACGCGAATGCCCTGATAGCGCGCCCCGAATCGTTGTTTCATCGTCATATCCGGCGGGTCCGGGAAGCCCCAAACATCCCGCATAATGTGGTGCACGCGTTCGGCAAACGCCTCCGCCGTTTCCAGGGCCAACGCCTGCAGCGCATGCGACCGCAAATAGTCGCCTTTTTGTTTCCACTCTTCCGCCAGTTGGCGAATGCCATGTCCGGCGGTGGCGTTCATAAACCCGACATAGTCCATTACGCCGCTCTCCACCGATTTCAAAAAGTCGGCCAGGCACAGATACGGCGCTTTTTGCTGCCTGGGGAATGAGAACTTCTTCAATATTTTCCCGTGATCATCGGGATCGTATACGAAAATGTCGTTGCCTTGCGATTGCGCCGGGAAGAACCGGTACATGCCGCTCGGATTGATAATTTTGTTCCGGATAGCTTCATTCAATAATTCGTCGATGATCGCTTTTATTTCCAGCGCTTTCGGATCCTTTTGCGCAATCAGCTCTTCCACATTGCCGCGCACGCCAAGGTGATGGCCCATCAGCATCTGCAAGTTGATATAAGGAGCAATATGGCTGATCGGATAATTACGCAGCACATGGCGTTCAAAATCCGGCGGCACAAACACCGGCGCGTCCTGGGAAATTTCCGACCGCACGGCGCGGGTTAGTTCCGGCAATTCTTTTCCTTCCCTGCGGGCCGCCTTGGCAACGTCGGAGGCAATTCGCCCGCGCGTCTCCGCAATCAGCTGCTCCCGCTGTTCGGGGTCGGACAGTTTATTTGCCAGATCAAGCCCGCTCATGGCGTCTTTCGCATACAACACAACGCCGTCATATTCCGGCGCGATCCGCGTCCGCGTAAATTTGCTTGTTAGCGCCGCTCCGCCGACCAACAGCGGCACTTCGACGCCCGCCGCTTTCAAATCCTGGGCGGTTACCAGCATTTGCTGCGCGGATTTGACCAGCAAACCGGATAGCCCGATCGCATCCGGATGTTCTTTGCGCACCGCTTCTATCAACTGCTCCGGCGGCACCTTGATGCCGAGATTGACGATTTCAAAGCCGTTGTTCGCCAAGATGATTTCGACCAAATTTTTGCCGATATCATGCACATCGCCTTTTACGGTCGCCAGCAAAATTTTCCCTTTGACGATCGCATCGCTTTTTTCCATGTGCGGTTCCAAATACGCCACCGCCGCTTTCATCGCCTCGGCGCTTTGCAGCACTTCCGCCACGATCAATTCGTTGTTGTTGAACAATCGGCCGACCTCGTCCATTCCGGCCATGAGCGGCCCGTTGATGATGTCAAGCGGCTTGTATTTGCCCAATGCTTCGTCCAGATCGGCATACAAACCTTCTTTTGTTCCTTCCACAATATAGGATGCCAGCCGTTCTTCCAGCGACAAACTGGAAATTTCGTTTTGTTTCTCTTTCTTGCGGCCGCGGAAATAAGCTATGAAATCCGCCAAAGTCGCGTCGCTTGTCGAAAAAATCAACGCTTCCGCCAACCGCCGTTCTTCTTCCGGGATCGATGCGTAACGTTCCAGTTTTTCGGTATTGACAATGGCATAATCAAGTCCGGCTTTCGTGCAGTGATACAGGAAAACGGCGTTTAAAACTTCGCGTCCGACATCCGGAAGGCCAAAGGATACGTTGCTCAAGCCAAGTATCGTATGGCATTGCGGCAGCGCTTCTTTAATGAGCCTGATGCCTTCGATCGTTTCTTTGGCCGAGCCGATGTACTGTTCGTCGCCTGTTCCCACGGGGAATACCAACGGATCGAAAATGATATCTTGCGGGTTCATTCCGTATTTGTTTACCAGCAAATCATACGAACGTTTAGCCACGGCAAGCTTGTCTTCGCGCGTAATGGCCTGGCCTTTTTCATCGATTGCACCGACCACCGCCGCCGCGCCGTAGCGATGGATCAAAGGAACGACCCGGGCGAATTTTTCCTCTCCGTCTTCCAGATTGATGGAATTGATGATTGCTTTTCCCTGCGAATACTTCAGCCCGATTTCAATGACGTTGGCATCCGTCGAATCAAGCATCAACGGGACTTTTACCTTGTTGACGACTTGTTGCAAAAACTTGCTGACATCTTCCGCTTCGTTGCGGTCCGGGTCCTGCAGACAGACGTCGATTACATGCGCGCCGCTTTTTACTTGCGCGCGGGCGATTTCCGCCGCTTCTTCGAATTTGCCTTCGGCGATCAATCGCTTGAATTTGCGCGAGCCCAGCACATTCGTGCGCTCGCCGACCAGTAACGGGCGATTTTCCGGCTCGACAAACAACGTTTCGATGCCGGACACGGCCGGCGGATGCGCCCCGGTAATTTGCCGCGGCTTGTAGGATTGTAACGTCTTCGCCAACGCGCGAATATGATCCGGCGTCGTTCCACAGCACCCGCCGGCGATATTCAGCCAGCCCATTTCCGCAAAGCCGGCCATTTTTTGGGCGAGCGATTCGGGCGATTCATGATAATGGCCGTTTTCATCCGGCAATCCGGCGTTCGGATAGCAGCTGACAGCCGCCTGGCTTATGCCGGACAATGTGCGCAGATGGTCCTTCATAAAC comes from the Bacilli bacterium genome and includes:
- a CDS encoding DEAD/DEAH box helicase, with protein sequence MNRLNGKVSSMEEMLAVIKNSPEIMENVTHWRTIPARAARMAEFPDGMPEKLREALRAKGIEQLYTHQATAYQAVAAGHNIVAVTPTASGKTLCYNLPVLSGILANPSARALYMFPTKALAQDQVAELQDIVDLLDEDIKTHTYDGDTPPSARQAIRNAGHIVVTNPDMLHSAILPHHTKWVKLFENLQFVVIDELHSYRGVFGSHVANVIRRLKRICRFYGSHPLFICASATIENPREHAERLLGEPIVLVDNNGAPSGEKHFVFYNPPVVNRQLGIRKSSVLETRKLAALLLKNRIQTIVFARSRVRVEILLTYLQDLIKKDLGAKSIRGYRGGYLPKLRREIEHGLRSGEIRGVVSTNALELGIDIGQLQACVMNGYPGSVASVWQQSGRAGRRQESSLTILVASSNPLDQYIIQNPQYFFTRTPERALIHPDNLMILLDHVKCAAYELPFASGETFGGENLADILDFLSEERVLHKGDGRWYWMDQSFPAHNISLRSAAQENFVIIDVSEANRVIGEVDRFSAPTLIHEEAIYIHEGVQYQVEKLDYGEKKAYVRQVDVDYFTDANLAVQLKVLHIDKEEAGFGADRFFGDVTVNAKPTIFKKIRLRTHENIGSGPIHLPEEELHTSSYWISLCDETAARFGANDLQAALLGVANVMVHIAPLFLMCDPLDIRVVPQVKAVHTKRPTIFFYDRYPGGVGLSERLYDLHDELIEQAKALIQGCGCLSGCPACVGPIEEVGLLGKAKALELLAQLAVQA
- the tlp gene encoding small acid-soluble spore protein Tlp encodes the protein MAKPDNRSDNVEKLQEMVQNTIDNLEESEAYLNEHGEDISENERQHLSVKNEHRKESIKGMRQEIKDEAAHQETKG
- the rnz gene encoding ribonuclease Z — its product is MELYFFGTGAGTPTKARNVTSIALRLLEERGVFWMFDCGEGTQHQVLHSPLKLGRLEKLFVTHLHGDHLYGIPGLLTSRSYKGGESGLDVYGPPGIREAIETILKVSEAQLSYELAIHEIAEGVVFEDQQFIVETLKLEHRIDSYGYRVTEKPRPGRLQVEKLLALGVKPGPILGKIKHGENVTLDDGTVIHARDFVSADIPGRIVTVLGDTRPCENAVRLGENADVLVHEATFAGDLGDLARKYFHSTVGQAATAALEAKAKALIMTHISTRYQPEDEERLLAEAKKIFAESHIARDFWSFPIPNVKYAE
- the metH gene encoding methionine synthase produces the protein MAKTDLRERLKEKILILDGAMGTMIQQSGLVPADFGGEQYDGCNEWLVLTRPDVISGIHEAYLEAGADIIETNTFGSTSVVLAEYNLQERAYEITLAAAKLAVAAANRYSTPEWPRYVAGAMGPTTKTLSVTGGITFDQLAESYFGQAKALIEGGVDALLIETSQDTLNVKAAGVGVTRAFAATGKQLPIMLSGTIEPMGTTLAGQTIDAFYISLEHLRPISVGLNCATGPEFMKDHLRTLSGISQAAVSCYPNAGLPDENGHYHESPESLAQKMAGFAEMGWLNIAGGCCGTTPDHIRALAKTLQSYKPRQITGAHPPAVSGIETLFVEPENRPLLVGERTNVLGSRKFKRLIAEGKFEEAAEIARAQVKSGAHVIDVCLQDPDRNEAEDVSKFLQQVVNKVKVPLMLDSTDANVIEIGLKYSQGKAIINSINLEDGEEKFARVVPLIHRYGAAAVVGAIDEKGQAITREDKLAVAKRSYDLLVNKYGMNPQDIIFDPLVFPVGTGDEQYIGSAKETIEGIRLIKEALPQCHTILGLSNVSFGLPDVGREVLNAVFLYHCTKAGLDYAIVNTEKLERYASIPEEERRLAEALIFSTSDATLADFIAYFRGRKKEKQNEISSLSLEERLASYIVEGTKEGLYADLDEALGKYKPLDIINGPLMAGMDEVGRLFNNNELIVAEVLQSAEAMKAAVAYLEPHMEKSDAIVKGKILLATVKGDVHDIGKNLVEIILANNGFEIVNLGIKVPPEQLIEAVRKEHPDAIGLSGLLVKSAQQMLVTAQDLKAAGVEVPLLVGGAALTSKFTRTRIAPEYDGVVLYAKDAMSGLDLANKLSDPEQREQLIAETRGRIASDVAKAARREGKELPELTRAVRSEISQDAPVFVPPDFERHVLRNYPISHIAPYINLQMLMGHHLGVRGNVEELIAQKDPKALEIKAIIDELLNEAIRNKIINPSGMYRFFPAQSQGNDIFVYDPDDHGKILKKFSFPRQQKAPYLCLADFLKSVESGVMDYVGFMNATAGHGIRQLAEEWKQKGDYLRSHALQALALETAEAFAERVHHIMRDVWGFPDPPDMTMKQRFGARYQGIRVSFGYPACPNIEDQRLLFDLMHPEDIGIELTDGFMMEPEASVSAMVFAHPQGQYFNVG